The proteins below are encoded in one region of Ornithinimicrobium avium:
- a CDS encoding molybdopterin molybdotransferase MoeA: MISVEEHLEAVLRQIVPVGTQRLPVARAHGLVTTADVASRADLPRFDNSSMDGYAVRREDLEGATPETPVLLRVSGDVAAGDPLPREHVPGQAWRIMTGAPMPVGADSVVRVEDTDGHVREAQFRVQPEEGANVRRAGEDVRTGQLVLPAGTRIAAAQIAALASAGVEEVDVVGPVRVVVLSTGDELVPLGQPVGPGQIVDSNGPMLEALVREAGFFPVHVGHLPDDEAATRKELRHHLGHADAVITTGGVSKGAYDIVKKVLTGEGSMEFLEVAMQPGKPQGFGLLGRRRIPVFTLPGNPVSAIVSFEVFVRPALEKRAGRVVSDRTTTGYALTSWRSASDRRTYTRVRATLDATGEYAVEPVGGSGSHLVAGLALADALAVSAEDVTEVEAGSRVDLLLLRPRREIDGRLAREKETGG; encoded by the coding sequence ATGATCAGCGTCGAGGAGCACCTCGAGGCCGTCCTGCGCCAGATCGTGCCCGTCGGCACCCAGCGGCTCCCGGTCGCCCGCGCCCACGGGCTGGTGACGACGGCGGACGTGGCCAGCAGGGCGGACCTGCCGCGCTTCGACAACTCCTCGATGGACGGGTATGCCGTGCGTCGCGAGGACCTCGAGGGCGCCACCCCCGAGACGCCGGTCCTGCTGCGGGTGTCGGGGGACGTCGCTGCGGGCGACCCCCTGCCGCGCGAGCACGTGCCCGGCCAGGCCTGGCGGATCATGACCGGCGCGCCGATGCCGGTCGGCGCCGACTCGGTGGTGCGCGTGGAGGACACCGACGGGCACGTGCGCGAGGCCCAGTTCCGCGTGCAGCCGGAGGAGGGCGCCAACGTCCGCCGCGCAGGGGAGGACGTGCGCACCGGCCAGCTGGTCCTGCCCGCCGGCACCCGGATCGCGGCCGCGCAGATCGCGGCGCTGGCCTCGGCCGGCGTGGAGGAGGTCGACGTCGTGGGCCCCGTGCGCGTCGTGGTCCTCTCCACCGGCGACGAGCTGGTCCCGCTGGGGCAGCCGGTCGGACCGGGCCAGATCGTCGACTCCAACGGCCCGATGCTCGAGGCGCTGGTCCGCGAGGCCGGGTTCTTCCCCGTCCACGTCGGCCACCTGCCCGACGACGAGGCGGCCACCCGCAAGGAGCTGCGCCACCACCTGGGTCACGCGGACGCGGTCATCACCACCGGCGGGGTGAGCAAGGGCGCCTACGACATCGTCAAGAAGGTGCTCACCGGCGAGGGTTCGATGGAGTTTCTCGAGGTCGCGATGCAGCCGGGCAAGCCGCAGGGCTTCGGGCTGCTCGGGCGGCGCCGGATCCCCGTCTTCACCCTGCCCGGCAACCCGGTCAGCGCCATCGTCAGCTTCGAGGTCTTCGTCCGCCCCGCCCTGGAGAAGCGGGCCGGGCGGGTCGTCTCTGACCGGACCACGACCGGCTACGCCCTCACCTCGTGGCGCAGCGCCTCGGACCGGCGCACCTACACGCGGGTCCGGGCCACCCTCGACGCGACGGGGGAGTATGCCGTGGAGCCGGTCGGTGGCAGCGGCTCCCACCTCGTGGCCGGGCTGGCGCTCGCCGACGCCCTCGCCGTCTCCGCGGAGGACGTGACCGAGGTCGAGGCCGGTTCGCGCGTCGACCTGCTGCTGCTGCGGCCCCGCCGGGAGATCGACGGGCGGCTGGCCAGGGAGAAGGAGACCGGGGGATGA
- a CDS encoding penicillin acylase family protein: MSRPVWQRVTVPVVAILVVVSVAAAVLGVGLARRSFAQVSGELRIPGLTGEVEVLRDGLGVPQIYADTPEDLFRAQGFVAAQDRFFQMDLRRHVVSGRLAELVGQGGVETDKVIRTLGWRRVAEQELPMLDPVARGYLQAYSAGVNAYIEEKGSPSTMGLEYAVLAPSAPGYRVEPWDPVDSLAWLKAMAWDLRGNYSDELARGRLVGKVSLSQLDELYPDYPVEEHPPILSLEEWAPKRASGAPGDSRGGTSGPVVAPAPGQTVDPADRAGLVDPVAPPGPALGPLRNSLASGDAQDALAGTGLAMAAVPALVGSGEGIGSNSWVVSGEHTESGRPLIANDPHLAVSQPGVWLQTGLHCRVVGPQCPFDVSGFTFAGYPGVIIGHNQSIAWAFTNLDPDVTDFFLEDVREDRVLRGDEYAPMDVRTETIKVAGGDDVTITVRETGHGPIVSDVIAPAQELGEDAPLDGVETSNDYEVSLAWTALEPSRTGEAVFTLNAATDWEGFRDAARLFAAPSQNMLYADTSGNIGYQAPGLVPVRSSATHGTPPGYYPAPGWDNAYDWRGYVDFEDLPWAYNPADGVIVAANQAVVRGTTPFLTVDSDKGYRSTRILDLLTAQIEAGTPLTVEAMTQLQLDDRNPFAEVLVPYLTRIDLGNEFYTQAQRLLDEWDLTAPAEGEQSAAAAYFYAVYDNLLETVLDDELPPDLGASGHSRSMLLLQELLDRPDSAWWDDRRTPGVVESRDEVIRTAMVGARDDLTRALSKDVDDWSWGELHQVRLEHEVLGGEAVPAVVRGIFGQDPQPVSGGSSLVNAMNWDASTDSFEVTSAPSMRMVVDLSDLDASRWVDQTGTSGHPFHPHWKDQTRAWIEGETYAWPFTRTAVKDAAEETLTLLPAEQAG; this comes from the coding sequence GTGTCCCGACCCGTGTGGCAGCGCGTGACCGTGCCGGTGGTGGCGATCCTGGTCGTCGTCTCCGTCGCCGCGGCGGTGCTCGGTGTCGGTCTGGCCCGCAGGTCCTTCGCGCAGGTCAGCGGCGAGCTGCGCATCCCCGGCCTGACCGGCGAGGTCGAGGTGCTCCGGGACGGCCTCGGCGTGCCGCAGATCTACGCCGACACCCCCGAGGACCTCTTCCGGGCCCAGGGGTTCGTCGCCGCCCAGGACCGGTTCTTCCAGATGGACCTGCGCCGCCACGTGGTCAGCGGCCGGCTGGCCGAGCTGGTCGGCCAGGGCGGCGTGGAGACCGACAAGGTCATCCGCACCCTGGGCTGGCGCCGCGTCGCCGAGCAGGAGCTGCCGATGCTCGACCCTGTCGCCCGCGGCTACCTGCAGGCCTACTCCGCCGGCGTCAACGCCTACATCGAGGAGAAGGGCTCGCCGTCCACGATGGGCCTGGAGTATGCCGTGCTGGCCCCCTCGGCGCCCGGCTACCGGGTGGAGCCGTGGGACCCGGTGGACTCGCTGGCCTGGCTCAAGGCGATGGCCTGGGACCTGCGCGGCAACTACAGCGACGAGCTCGCCCGCGGCAGGCTGGTGGGCAAGGTCAGCCTCTCCCAGCTCGACGAGCTCTATCCCGACTATCCCGTGGAGGAGCACCCGCCGATCCTCAGCCTCGAGGAGTGGGCGCCCAAGCGTGCGTCCGGCGCACCGGGCGACAGCCGCGGCGGCACGTCCGGACCCGTCGTCGCACCCGCCCCCGGCCAGACCGTCGACCCGGCGGACCGCGCCGGCCTGGTCGACCCCGTCGCCCCGCCCGGGCCTGCCCTGGGCCCGCTGCGCAACAGCCTGGCCTCCGGGGACGCGCAGGACGCGCTGGCGGGCACCGGCCTGGCGATGGCCGCCGTGCCGGCCCTGGTCGGCTCCGGCGAGGGGATCGGCTCCAACTCCTGGGTGGTCTCCGGCGAGCACACCGAGTCCGGCAGGCCGCTGATCGCCAACGACCCGCACCTGGCCGTCTCCCAGCCCGGCGTCTGGCTGCAGACGGGGCTGCACTGCCGGGTCGTCGGGCCGCAGTGCCCCTTCGACGTCAGCGGCTTCACCTTCGCCGGCTACCCCGGCGTCATCATCGGGCACAACCAGTCGATCGCCTGGGCGTTCACCAACCTCGACCCCGACGTCACGGACTTCTTCCTCGAGGACGTGCGCGAGGACCGGGTGCTGCGCGGCGACGAGTACGCCCCCATGGACGTGCGCACCGAGACGATCAAGGTCGCCGGCGGCGACGACGTGACCATCACGGTGCGCGAGACCGGGCACGGGCCGATCGTCTCCGACGTGATCGCGCCCGCGCAGGAGCTCGGCGAGGACGCTCCGCTCGACGGGGTGGAGACCTCCAACGACTACGAGGTGTCGCTGGCCTGGACGGCGCTGGAGCCGAGCCGCACCGGCGAGGCGGTCTTCACGCTCAACGCGGCCACCGACTGGGAGGGCTTCCGCGACGCCGCCCGGCTCTTCGCCGCCCCGTCGCAGAACATGCTCTACGCCGACACCTCGGGCAACATCGGCTACCAGGCCCCCGGACTGGTCCCGGTCCGCAGCTCAGCGACCCACGGCACGCCCCCCGGCTACTACCCGGCGCCCGGGTGGGACAACGCCTACGACTGGCGTGGCTACGTCGACTTCGAGGACCTGCCCTGGGCCTACAACCCGGCCGACGGCGTCATCGTGGCCGCCAACCAGGCCGTGGTCCGCGGCACCACGCCGTTCCTCACCGTCGACTCCGACAAGGGCTACCGCTCCACCCGGATCCTCGACCTGCTCACCGCGCAGATCGAGGCGGGCACCCCGCTCACCGTCGAGGCGATGACCCAGCTCCAGCTGGACGACCGCAACCCCTTCGCCGAGGTGCTCGTCCCCTACCTGACGCGCATCGACCTCGGCAACGAGTTCTACACCCAGGCCCAGCGGCTCCTGGACGAGTGGGACCTGACCGCCCCGGCCGAGGGCGAGCAGTCGGCCGCCGCGGCCTACTTCTACGCCGTCTACGACAACCTGCTCGAGACCGTCCTGGACGACGAGCTGCCTCCCGACCTCGGTGCCTCGGGCCACTCGCGCTCGATGCTCCTGCTCCAGGAGCTGCTGGACCGGCCGGACAGCGCCTGGTGGGACGACCGGCGCACCCCCGGCGTCGTGGAGTCCCGCGACGAGGTGATCCGCACCGCGATGGTCGGGGCCCGCGACGACCTGACCCGCGCGCTGTCCAAGGACGTCGACGACTGGAGCTGGGGGGAGCTGCACCAGGTCCGGCTCGAGCACGAGGTGCTCGGCGGCGAGGCGGTCCCCGCGGTCGTGCGCGGCATCTTCGGCCAGGACCCGCAGCCGGTCAGCGGTGGCAGCTCCCTGGTCAACGCGATGAACTGGGACGCCTCCACCGACAGCTTCGAGGTGACCTCCGCGCCCTCGATGCGCATGGTCGTCGACCTGTCCGACCTGGACGCGTCGCGCTGGGTCGACCAGACCGGCACCTCCGGCCACCCCTTCCACCCGCACTGGAAGGACCAGACGCGGGCGTGGATCGAGGGCGAGACCTACGCCTGGCCGTTCACCCGCACCGCCGTGAAGGACGCTGCGGAGGAGACCCTCACGCTCCTGCCGGCGGAGCAGGCCGGCTGA
- the mscL gene encoding large conductance mechanosensitive channel protein MscL has protein sequence MLKGFKDFIMRGNVIDLAVAVVIGAAFAAVVEVVVGSIVTPLLNAAGGASASGLGFELISGKENTYMDFAAIINALIVFLITAAVVYFALVLPMNAFNERRNARLGIVEEEEITDEVATLREIRDLLAQRRDV, from the coding sequence GTGCTCAAGGGCTTCAAAGACTTCATCATGCGCGGCAACGTCATCGACCTGGCGGTCGCGGTCGTCATCGGCGCCGCGTTCGCCGCGGTCGTCGAGGTCGTCGTCGGATCCATCGTCACCCCGCTGCTCAACGCGGCAGGTGGCGCCTCCGCCAGCGGCCTGGGCTTCGAGCTCATCAGCGGCAAGGAGAACACCTACATGGACTTCGCCGCCATCATCAACGCGCTGATCGTCTTCCTGATCACCGCTGCGGTGGTCTACTTCGCCCTCGTGCTCCCGATGAACGCGTTCAACGAGCGCCGCAACGCCCGGCTGGGCATCGTCGAGGAGGAGGAGATCACCGACGAGGTGGCCACCCTGCGCGAGATCCGCGACCTGCTCGCCCAGCGCCGCGACGTCTGA
- the argF gene encoding ornithine carbamoyltransferase, which produces MAVNLRGRSLLSLVEETPAEIRYLVDLARDLKRAKISGLERRRLEGRSVALIFEKTSTRTRAAFEVAAADQGAHTTFLEPSSTQIGHKESVRDTARVLGRMYDAIEYRGARQETVEELARHAGVPVYNGLTDEWHPTQMLADALTMTEHTHKHRHETSFAYLGDARNNTGHSLLLLGAKLGMDVRIAAPAGLQPATAVVELCRGFAEESGARLTITDDAREAVVGVDFVHTDVWVSMGEPVEAWDERIDLLLPYRVDATLMAATGNPRARFMHCLPAFHDARTTVGAALVARRPELADGVEVTDEVFGSSASIVFDQAENRLHTIKALMVATLA; this is translated from the coding sequence GTGGCCGTCAACCTGAGGGGTCGCAGCCTGCTGTCGCTGGTCGAGGAGACCCCGGCCGAGATCCGCTACCTGGTCGACCTCGCCCGCGACCTGAAGCGGGCGAAGATCTCCGGCCTGGAGCGACGGCGCCTGGAGGGCCGCTCGGTCGCGCTCATCTTCGAGAAGACCTCGACCCGCACCCGTGCGGCCTTCGAGGTGGCCGCCGCCGACCAGGGCGCCCACACCACCTTCCTGGAGCCGTCGAGCACCCAGATCGGGCACAAGGAGTCCGTCCGTGACACCGCGCGGGTCCTGGGTCGCATGTACGACGCCATCGAGTACCGCGGTGCCCGCCAGGAGACCGTCGAGGAGCTGGCCCGCCACGCCGGCGTCCCCGTCTACAACGGACTGACCGACGAGTGGCACCCCACCCAGATGCTCGCCGACGCGCTCACGATGACCGAGCACACCCACAAGCACCGGCACGAGACCTCCTTCGCCTACCTCGGCGACGCACGCAACAACACCGGGCACTCGCTGCTGCTGCTGGGGGCCAAGCTCGGCATGGACGTGCGGATCGCGGCGCCCGCCGGTCTGCAGCCGGCCACCGCCGTGGTCGAGCTGTGCCGGGGGTTTGCCGAGGAGTCGGGGGCCCGACTGACGATCACCGATGACGCTCGCGAGGCGGTCGTCGGCGTCGACTTCGTCCACACCGACGTGTGGGTGTCGATGGGTGAGCCGGTGGAGGCCTGGGACGAGCGCATCGACCTGCTGCTGCCCTACCGCGTCGACGCCACCCTCATGGCCGCGACCGGCAACCCGCGGGCCCGGTTCATGCACTGCCTGCCGGCCTTCCACGACGCCCGGACCACCGTCGGCGCCGCCCTGGTCGCCCGACGCCCGGAGCTCGCGGACGGCGTGGAGGTGACCGACGAGGTCTTCGGGTCCTCCGCCAGCATCGTCTTCGACCAGGCAGAGAACCGGCTGCACACCATCAAGGCGCTCATGGTCGCCACGCTCGCATGA
- the moaC gene encoding cyclic pyranopterin monophosphate synthase MoaC yields MTGPDRGSAPAGLTHLRPDGTAHMVDVTAKAVTARTASAAGLVLLSPEAVAALRGGTVPKGDAIGVARIAGIQAAKRTPDLVPLCHPVAVHAVEVDLEVVDEGVRIAATVRTADRTGVEMEALTCVSVAALALIDMVKAVDRLATITDVRVTAKSGGRSGDWTRPA; encoded by the coding sequence ATGACCGGGCCGGACCGTGGGTCCGCTCCCGCCGGGCTGACCCATCTGCGTCCCGACGGCACCGCGCACATGGTCGACGTCACCGCCAAGGCCGTCACCGCCCGCACCGCCTCGGCCGCCGGTCTGGTGCTGCTCTCCCCGGAGGCGGTCGCGGCACTGCGCGGCGGCACCGTGCCCAAGGGCGACGCGATCGGCGTCGCCCGGATCGCCGGCATCCAGGCCGCCAAGCGCACCCCCGACCTGGTGCCGCTGTGCCACCCGGTCGCGGTGCACGCCGTCGAGGTCGACCTGGAGGTCGTCGACGAGGGCGTGCGGATCGCTGCGACCGTGCGCACCGCCGACCGCACCGGCGTGGAGATGGAGGCGCTGACCTGCGTCAGCGTCGCAGCGCTGGCCCTGATCGACATGGTCAAGGCGGTCGACAGGCTCGCCACGATCACCGACGTGCGGGTCACCGCCAAGTCCGGCGGCCGCTCGGGGGACTGGACCCGACCCGCGTGA
- a CDS encoding PH domain-containing protein codes for MPSARLREPAHRVSPRAVRYWVVNSALGGVVGWAVMFAIAWFLPEHAWWAVGLRWLFVLGMAANVVEVVLEPTIRYRRTRWEVADGKVFVQTGWLSRDQRIAPLSRVQTVDTHRGAIMRLYGLANITVTTASAAGPITIPALDSDLADRVTAELARITGQTRGDAT; via the coding sequence ATGCCGTCCGCGCGCCTGCGCGAGCCCGCCCACCGAGTGAGTCCGCGCGCCGTGCGCTACTGGGTGGTCAACTCCGCGCTCGGGGGCGTCGTCGGTTGGGCGGTGATGTTCGCGATCGCCTGGTTCCTGCCCGAGCACGCGTGGTGGGCGGTGGGGCTGCGCTGGCTCTTCGTCCTCGGCATGGCCGCCAACGTCGTGGAGGTCGTCCTCGAGCCGACGATCCGCTACCGGCGCACCCGCTGGGAGGTTGCCGACGGCAAGGTCTTCGTCCAGACCGGCTGGCTGTCCCGGGACCAGCGCATCGCACCGCTGTCCCGGGTGCAGACCGTCGACACGCACCGCGGCGCGATCATGCGGCTCTACGGCCTGGCGAACATCACCGTCACCACCGCCTCGGCGGCGGGCCCGATCACCATCCCCGCCCTGGACAGCGACCTCGCCGACCGGGTCACCGCCGAGCTGGCGCGCATCACCGGCCAGACCCGCGGGGACGCCACGTGA
- a CDS encoding GNAT family N-acetyltransferase gives MNEGGWRWPVSRRTVLPSGQLLTLRPLERADRAAWTEVRRRNRAWLAPWEATVPGERAGRTTYPRLRRSLDRAARDGLMLPFVVDVDGALVGQMQLFDVLWGSRASGWAGYWLDEGSTGRGYATWALATLVDHALLAAGLHRVDVGVRPENTTSLAVVQRLAMPEEGVRRELMHVDGGWRDHRCFAVVAADLAPGGYAAGGLVEHLRRRG, from the coding sequence GTGAACGAGGGTGGCTGGCGCTGGCCGGTCAGCCGGCGCACGGTGCTGCCCTCCGGACAGCTGCTGACCCTGCGTCCGCTGGAGCGTGCCGACCGCGCCGCCTGGACGGAGGTGCGGCGCCGAAACCGGGCCTGGCTCGCGCCGTGGGAGGCCACGGTCCCCGGCGAGCGGGCCGGGCGCACGACGTACCCCCGGCTGCGGCGCAGCCTGGACCGGGCTGCCCGGGACGGGCTGATGCTGCCCTTCGTCGTCGACGTCGACGGCGCGCTCGTCGGCCAGATGCAGCTCTTCGACGTGCTGTGGGGGTCACGGGCCAGCGGCTGGGCCGGCTACTGGCTGGACGAGGGCTCGACCGGGCGCGGCTACGCGACCTGGGCGCTGGCCACCCTCGTCGACCACGCGCTCCTGGCGGCCGGCCTGCACCGGGTGGACGTCGGAGTCCGCCCGGAGAACACCACGAGCCTGGCGGTCGTGCAGCGGCTGGCCATGCCCGAGGAGGGGGTCCGGCGCGAGCTCATGCACGTGGACGGCGGCTGGCGCGACCACCGCTGCTTCGCGGTCGTCGCCGCGGACCTCGCGCCCGGAGGGTATGCCGCGGGCGGCCTCGTCGAGCACCTCCGCCGGCGCGGGTAG
- a CDS encoding SAF domain-containing protein yields MPAPDLLTVRPSARPRPALRERPALRRLLSALLAAVAVAGTGWVALGHRAADGVAVLVATGQVPVGDVLSGTDVEVRHLPPRAVPQGALARPDEAVGLPAAAVLARGEVLTAHDVRTGSLLIGRDAAEVAVWLPLLEPQVVAGLTAGDLVDVLSPVDGTVVLTSVPVLAVPVRGGPVTGLAAVAGGGAGGQAAAGGVWLAVPTEGAGALAAARGADPAGAGLLVAVRPPAPSG; encoded by the coding sequence GTGCCCGCCCCTGACCTGCTGACCGTCCGTCCCTCTGCCCGACCGCGCCCCGCGCTGCGGGAGCGGCCCGCGCTGCGGCGACTGCTCTCCGCCCTGCTGGCCGCGGTGGCCGTCGCAGGCACGGGCTGGGTCGCACTCGGCCACCGCGCGGCGGACGGCGTCGCCGTGCTCGTCGCCACCGGCCAGGTCCCCGTCGGCGACGTCCTGTCCGGCACCGACGTGGAGGTGCGCCACCTCCCGCCCCGAGCCGTCCCGCAGGGAGCGCTCGCCCGCCCCGACGAGGCGGTCGGGCTGCCCGCGGCCGCCGTCCTGGCGCGCGGCGAGGTCCTGACCGCGCACGACGTGCGCACCGGCTCGCTCCTCATCGGCCGTGACGCCGCCGAGGTGGCGGTGTGGCTGCCGCTGCTCGAGCCGCAGGTCGTCGCCGGCCTGACCGCGGGCGACCTGGTCGACGTGCTCTCCCCCGTCGACGGCACGGTGGTGCTGACGTCGGTCCCCGTCCTCGCCGTGCCCGTGCGTGGCGGGCCCGTCACCGGCCTGGCCGCTGTCGCCGGGGGCGGCGCCGGTGGGCAGGCAGCGGCCGGCGGCGTCTGGCTGGCGGTGCCCACCGAGGGTGCCGGCGCGCTGGCCGCGGCGCGCGGCGCCGACCCGGCGGGCGCGGGACTCCTCGTGGCCGTGCGCCCTCCGGCTCCGAGCGGGTGA
- a CDS encoding cysteine desulfurase family protein yields the protein MQNSIYLDHNATTPVAGEVAEAMWPYFTERHGNPSSTTPQGRRARRAVEEAREQVAALLGAHADEVVFTSGGTEANNLAVRGAADVAGTRVLVTSPVEHPATTAPVAHLRERHGWLVHELPVDPSARFLTDRWPAGPVGLGTVILAHNETGTVQPVAVFAEAVHARGGVVHTDAAQAVGKIPVQVDELGVDLLSVAGHKLYAPQGVGALFVRRGVPLSPVLRGAGQERGIRPGTENVAGIVGLGAAAELAGTLLSTEPARQAGLRERLWQLLSRALSPLVRITPSQSALPNTLLVAVPGQLGEDILARAAGVAASTGSACHAGTHTPSASLRAAGLADDVALGSLRLTLGRSTTRAEVDPAADEIVRAVLAGSRAS from the coding sequence ATGCAGAACTCGATCTACCTCGACCACAACGCCACCACACCGGTCGCCGGCGAGGTGGCCGAGGCCATGTGGCCCTACTTCACGGAGCGGCACGGCAACCCCTCGAGCACCACGCCGCAGGGCAGGCGGGCGCGACGTGCCGTCGAGGAGGCCCGCGAGCAGGTCGCCGCCCTGCTCGGTGCGCACGCGGACGAGGTCGTGTTCACCTCCGGCGGGACCGAGGCGAACAACCTGGCGGTCCGGGGCGCCGCCGACGTGGCCGGGACCCGGGTCCTGGTGACCTCCCCGGTGGAGCATCCCGCCACGACCGCCCCGGTGGCCCACCTGCGCGAGCGGCACGGCTGGCTCGTGCACGAGCTGCCGGTCGACCCGAGCGCCCGGTTCCTGACGGACCGGTGGCCCGCGGGGCCGGTCGGCCTGGGGACGGTGATCCTGGCCCACAACGAGACCGGCACGGTGCAGCCGGTGGCGGTCTTCGCCGAGGCCGTCCACGCGCGGGGCGGCGTGGTCCACACCGACGCCGCCCAGGCGGTCGGGAAGATCCCGGTCCAGGTGGACGAGCTGGGCGTGGACCTGCTCAGCGTGGCTGGGCACAAGCTCTACGCGCCGCAAGGCGTCGGGGCGCTGTTCGTGCGCCGCGGCGTGCCGCTGTCGCCGGTGCTGCGCGGAGCCGGTCAGGAGCGCGGGATCCGCCCCGGCACCGAGAACGTCGCCGGGATCGTCGGGCTGGGGGCCGCCGCGGAGCTGGCCGGCACCCTGCTGTCCACGGAGCCGGCCAGGCAGGCCGGCCTGCGCGAGCGGCTGTGGCAGCTGCTCAGCAGGGCACTGTCCCCGCTGGTGCGGATCACCCCGTCGCAGTCCGCGCTGCCCAACACGCTGCTCGTGGCCGTCCCCGGGCAGCTCGGGGAAGACATCCTCGCCAGGGCTGCCGGTGTGGCGGCCTCGACCGGCAGCGCCTGCCACGCCGGGACCCACACGCCGTCCGCCTCGCTGCGTGCGGCGGGGCTCGCCGACGACGTCGCCCTGGGCTCGCTGCGCCTGACGCTGGGCAGGTCCACCACGCGGGCCGAGGTGGACCCGGCCGCGGACGAGATCGTGCGTGCCGTGCTGGCCGGCAGCAGGGCCTCCTGA
- a CDS encoding 5-formyltetrahydrofolate cyclo-ligase, whose amino-acid sequence MSPSQVLPAYEPTGDVVADKVTWRALVRAERRALAERWTPQVRAEAGAALGRAGLSYLEGYAARSGRGGVAGMCVTAYEPMRTEPPVDGLTEALLAAGVRVLVPVTLTKPRLDWADLTDPDRQQLGPEVLAQVDVAFVPALAISAQGVRLGQGGGYYDTTLPRMRELSGGAPVVVCLHDHEVVPAVPADEHDAVMDAVLRPGSGVVAVPVSRPAPPAGA is encoded by the coding sequence ATGAGCCCCTCCCAGGTCCTTCCCGCCTACGAGCCCACCGGCGACGTGGTCGCCGACAAGGTCACCTGGCGCGCCCTCGTGCGCGCCGAGCGCCGCGCCCTCGCGGAGCGCTGGACGCCGCAGGTGCGGGCGGAGGCCGGCGCCGCGCTCGGCCGGGCGGGTCTGTCCTACCTCGAGGGGTATGCCGCGCGCTCCGGTCGCGGGGGTGTCGCCGGGATGTGCGTGACGGCCTACGAGCCGATGCGCACCGAGCCCCCGGTCGACGGGCTCACCGAGGCGCTGCTGGCCGCGGGGGTGCGGGTGCTGGTCCCGGTGACCCTGACCAAGCCGCGGCTGGACTGGGCCGACCTGACCGACCCCGACCGGCAGCAGCTGGGGCCGGAGGTCCTGGCGCAGGTCGACGTCGCGTTCGTGCCCGCGCTGGCGATCTCCGCGCAGGGCGTGCGGCTGGGCCAGGGCGGCGGCTACTACGACACGACGCTGCCGCGGATGCGCGAGCTGTCCGGCGGCGCGCCCGTCGTGGTGTGTCTGCACGACCACGAGGTGGTGCCCGCGGTCCCGGCCGACGAGCACGACGCCGTCATGGACGCGGTGCTGCGGCCCGGCTCGGGCGTGGTGGCGGTGCCGGTCAGCCGGCCTGCTCCGCCGGCAGGAGCGTGA